A single Chryseobacterium sp. DNA region contains:
- the tssD gene encoding type VI secretion system tube protein TssD, with translation MAERNSRGILKFNNGEGQKLLKLNYSVSRATDVSGRVASDPSNALIKITVEATEKSDILESLLNGKYKPTVGEVTFNKSHEEGTLTTLKWTNGYVIQHEVDFDAVDENSMYISFIISAEQIELGNSSYDGGWPTP, from the coding sequence ATGGCAGAAAGAAATTCAAGAGGAATTCTAAAATTCAACAACGGTGAAGGACAAAAGCTATTAAAATTAAATTACAGTGTGTCCCGTGCTACAGACGTATCAGGAAGAGTGGCATCCGATCCTTCCAATGCGCTTATTAAAATTACAGTGGAAGCTACAGAAAAATCTGATATTCTGGAAAGTCTTCTTAACGGGAAGTACAAACCGACTGTAGGTGAGGTGACCTTTAATAAATCTCACGAAGAAGGAACATTAACAACATTAAAATGGACTAACGGCTATGTCATCCAGCATGAAGTAGATTTTGATGCAGTAGATGAGAATAGTATGTATATCAGCTTTATTATCAGTGCAGAGCAGATAGAATTAGGTAACTCTTCTTACGACGGAGGCTGGCCTACCCCATAA
- a CDS encoding cold-shock protein → MQQGTVKFFNEAKGFGFISPADGSKDIFVHSSGLASRSIRENDKVTFDVQKGEKGLNAINVKLA, encoded by the coding sequence ATGCAACAAGGCACAGTAAAATTTTTCAATGAAGCAAAAGGCTTCGGATTCATTTCTCCTGCAGATGGGAGTAAAGATATATTTGTACATTCTTCAGGATTAGCTTCAAGATCTATCCGTGAAAATGATAAAGTAACTTTTGATGTACAAAAAGGTGAAAAGGGTTTAAACGCTATTAATGTAAAATTAGCATAA